Genomic DNA from Gemmatimonadales bacterium:
GCAGAACACCTGGACCGACAACTGGCCGAGCTATTCCGTGCCCTGAACGGTCGGTACGTCCGGGCGAGTGCAGTGGAGCGGCTTCATCATATCTTTGATGGAGCCGCTCTTCGTTGCGGCTCCCCTCGAGCGCATTCATCCCGGAGTCGTGCGTGTCCTCATCGTTTCATCGGTGGTCGCTTGCGTTGGCTGCATTGTCCCTTGGCGTGTCGCCTGCCGTGGCGCAGCGCGCGACGCGACCGGCGCGGGTCCCTCCCGCGACGCAGCGAGTTGCCCCGGCGGCGTACGCGCCGGCCGACACGTCGCTCTGGAAGGGGCTCGAATGGCGGATGCTCGGCCCGGCGCACACGGGACGCATGACGTCGGTGGTCGGTTCGTCGCAGCGGCCGAACGAGTACTACGTCGCCACCACCGGCGGCGGGGTGTGGAAGACGACCGACGGCGGTCACACGTGGAATCCGATGACCGACAACTATTTCGGCGGCACGGTCGGATCGGTCGACGTCTTCAAGGGGAACCCCGACATCGTCTGGGCGGGCGGAGGCGAGACGCCGATCCGCGGCAACGTCTCGCACGGTGACGGCGTCTGGAAATCGACCGATGCCGGGAAGACGTGGCAGTACATGGGGCTCAAGGAGACGCAGTACATCTCGCGGGTCGTGATTCATCCGACCAACCCGGACATCGTCTACGTCGGTGCGCTCGGCCACGTCTTCGGCCCCAACAGCGAGCGCGGCGTCTACCGCACGAAGGACGGCGGCAAGACGTGGGAGAAGGTGCTCTTCCGCAACGATTCGACCGGAGTCGCCGACCTGGTGATGGATCCGTCGAACCCGAACGTGCTGTATGCTGGATTCTGGCAGGCGGGGCGGAAGCCCTGGCTGCTGGTGAGCGGTGGTGAGGGGAGCGGGCTCTGGAAAACCACCGATGGCGGCGACCACTGGACCGAGATCACCCGGCGTCCGGGGCTGCCGCCCGGCATCTGGGGCGACATCGGCATCGCGATCTCGCCGGCAAAGCCATCGCGGGTGTGGGCGCTGATCGAAGCCGATTCCGGCGGCGTCTACCGATCAGACGACGGCGGCGAGACGTGGAAGTTCCTGAACGGTGATCGCAATCTCCGTCAGCGTGCCTGGTACTTCTCCAAGATCTTCGCCGATCCGAAGGACACCAACGTCATCTACGGCGCCAACGTCGGTGGGTACGTCTCGCGCGATGGCGGCAAGACATTCCAGTCAGGTCTCGGCAACGGCGACACGCACCATTTCTGGATCGCGCCGGATGATCCGAAGCGGATCGCCGTCGCAGGCGACCCCGGCGTGGTGATCACCACCGACGGCGGGACGACCCGCGTCAGCGCCAACATCCCCACCGGTCAGTACTATCACGTCCATCTCACCAACGCATCGCCATATGACGTCTGCGGCGCCGAACAGGATGGCGGTGTCGACTGCTTCCCGATTCGTGCAGCAGGGGGCGGCCGTGGCGGGCGCGGTGGCGGCGGTGGTGCAGGCGGCGGTCGAGGTGCTGCCGGCGGCGCACCTGCGGGTCCGTACGATTTCACTCCACGGTACGGGGGTGCCGGCGGTGAGTCGGGATATGTGGCGTCGGATCCGCTCGATCCCGATGTGACCTTCGGCGGCAACTACAGCGGCGTGCTCGAGATGCAGAACCGTCGCACCGGCCAGTCGATGCGGCTCGATCCGTGGCCGCTCAACCCGATGGGCCACGACGCGAAGGATTCGAAGTACCGCTTCCAGTGGACCTACCCGATCATGAATTCGCCCAACGATCCGAAGGTGCTCTACGTCGGATCGAACGTGCTGTTCAAGTCGAACGACCTCGGCCGCGACTGGAAAATCGTATCACCTGATCTCACCAGGAACGATCCCGCGACACTGGGCGCATCGGGCGGTCCGCTCACCAAGGATCAGACGAGCGTCGAGTACTACGGGACGATCTTCGCGGTGCAGGAGTCGCCGATCGCGCCGGGGCTGGTGTGGAGCGGCTCGGATGACGGGTTGATCTACGTCACGCGCAACGTCAACACCCCGAAGCCGGTGTGGACCAACGTCACGCCGAAGGATCTGCCGAAATGGACGCGGATCTCGATCGTCGAGCCTTCGCCGCACGCGCCGGGGACGATGTACTTCGCCGCGAACCGGTACGAGATGGATGATTTCGCGCCGTATCTCTACAAGACCACCGACTACGGACGGACGTGGACGAAGATCGTCAACGGCATTCCGGCAGGCGAGTTCACCCGCGCCATTCGCGAGGATCTGGTGCGTCCTGGGCTGCTCTACGCCGCGACCGAGCGCAGCATGTACATCTCCTACGACGCCGGCGAGCACTGGGAATCACTCATGCGGAATCTTCCGCCGGTGGCCGTGCATGACATCGCACTGCGCGATGACGACATCGTGATCGCGACGATGGGACGCGGCTTCTATGCGATGGAAGGGATTGCGCCGCTGCGCCAGGCGGATCAGGTCACGAAGACCGCAGCGTTTCTCTATCAGCCGGGGACGACATACCGGAGCGCGGGCGCGGTGAAGGCGGAATACTGGCTGCCGCGGTCGGGCGAGAACGTGACGTTGCAACTGGTCGATCCGCATGGGAAGGTGCTGGTCACTTCGTCGAATACCGACACCGCAACGCCTGCAGCAGGTGGCGGCCGAGGGGGCCGCGGCGGGTTTGGTGGCGGCGCACCGGCGCGGGTGACCACGGCGGCGGGACTCAACAGCTACAACCTCTCGCTGCGCTATCCCGACGGCGTGAACTTCCGGGGTGCCGTCTACTGGAGCGGCAACGGTCTCAATGGGCCGGTCGGCGCGCCGGGCGAATACACGGTGCGGATGATCGCCGGCGGTGATACAGCGTCGCGGACGCTGCAGGTCCGCAAGGATCCGCGGACGACGGCATCCGACGCCGACGTCGCGGAACAGGTGAATTTCCTCCTCCGCATCCGCGACACGGTCTCGGCGGCCAACAACGCGGTGCGCACCATTCGCAATGTCCGTTATCAACTCGACTCGCTGCGGCCGCGGGTCACCGGAGCAGAGGGTGCAACGTTCGGCACGCTTGCGACGGCACTCAACGATTCGCTCACGGTGATCGAGGAAACGCTGTACCAAACGAGAAACCGCGCCAGCGAGGACCCGCTCAACTTCCCGATTCGCCTCAACAACCAGATCGGAGCGCTCTCGGGATTCGTTGCAAGCGGGGAACGCCGGCCGCCGCAGCAGGCATATGACGTCTGGAATGATCTGGTGCCGCAACTCGACGCCCAGCTGGTGCATCTCAAGCGAGTGCTGGCGACTCAGCTCCCGCGCCTGAACGCGACGCTGAAACGTGCCGGACAATCCGAGCTCGTGCCGTCAACGACCGAGCTTGGCGTCCCCGCAGGAAGAGATGGTCGCGGGAGCAGCGGGGTCGATCCGGAATAGCCATTGTTGCATGGTGAAACTTCCGCTGCACCGATCCCGTCTGCAATGAAGTCGACGGTGCGGCGGAGGTCGCGATGGACTGGCAGCGGATCAGGGAGCGATTGGGCGAGGGATGGCCCCGGGTTCGTTCGGCGATCACCTTGCGCCGGACCGCGATCGTGGTGGGCGTCTTGAGCATCATCGGCTTTGGCGTCATCACGAGCGAAGCGGTGATGCGAGCCCGCCTCGAATCGCCGATGTCGCGGGTGCCCAGCACGATCTACACCCGTCCAGTTGCGTGGACCGAAGGAAGTGACGGGAGTGACGGCGGCGTGAGCGACACGGGGAACGCCGCGGTCGCGATCGGGACCCTCGACGGTGCGCCGATGGAAGAGCGCATCCCGGTTACCCTCCGGAATGTTCCGCGATCGCTGATCCAGGCAATTCTCGCCGTCGAGGATCAGCGCTTCTACCAACATCACGGTCTCGACCTGAAGCGCATCGCCGGCGCCATGGTTGCCGATATCCGCACCCACAGCATCGCGCAGGGCGGCAGTACGCTCACGCAGCAGCTGGTCAAGAATCTCTTTCTCACCGCCAACCGCACCCCGCTCCGAAAGGTGCGTGAAGCTGCGATGGCGGTGGTCCTCGAGATGCGATACAGCAAGGCGCAGATCCTCGAGGCCTACCTGAACGAGATCTACCTCGGCCAGGATGGTCCGCGCGCCATCCACGGCTTTGGTGCCGCGGCGCGGTACTACTTCGCCAAGGATGTCCGGCGATTGTCGCTGGCGGAGTCGGCCCAGCTTGCGGCGATGATCAGCGCGCCGAATCGCAACGTCGCTGCGCGCCATCCCGAGGCGGCGCTCGCGCGGCGCGACATGGTGCTCCAGCTGATGGCGGATCAGCACCGGATCAGTGCCGCGGCCGCGGCCCAGGCGGAGCGGATCCGGATCAATCCGGGCGAGCATCCGCTGCCCGCAGTCGACGGGAGATACTTCCGTGACTATGTGGTGGGACAGGTCCCCGGACGCGTGGCACCTCGGGGGATGGCGGTCTACACGACGCTCGACGTGACGCTGCAGCGCGCCGCCGAGCGATCGGTGGCGCGCGGCGTCGCCCGTCTCTCGCACCACGGCGCGGAAGCGGCGCTTGTCGCCATCGACCCGCGTACCGGCGAAGTCCTCGCCATGGTTGGTGGTGATGATTACGGCCAGTCGCAGTTCAATCGCGCCACCGACGCGCACCGGCAGCCGGGCAGCGCATTCAAGCCGATCGTGGCGCTGGCTGCGCTGGCACCGCACGACGGCCAGTCGCCGCAGTTCACTCTCGCATCGAGTGTGCAGGACGCACCGCTGCGCGTGTCGACGCCAAGCGGTCCGTGGGAGCCGGTCGACTACGATCATTCCTTCCGCGGCAACGTGACGGTGCGTCAGGCGATGGAGCAGTCGCTCAATGTTCCGTTCGCGCGGATCGGCCTTGCGGTCGGTCCTGATCGGATCGTCGACGCCGCGAAGCGGGTCGGCATCACGTCGCCGCTCCATGCGGTGCCGAGCATCGCGCTGGGGAGCTCGGAAGTGACACTGCTCGAGCTGACGCGAGCGTACGGTGTGCTGGCGACTGAAGGGAAGCTGGTGCCAACGCGGTCCGTCATCGGCGCGGCGAGGCTCGGGTCGATCGTGTCGGATGATTCGCTGCCGACCGGGACACAGGTGGTCGATTCGGCGGTGGCGTACCTCGTCACGTCGGCGCTCGAAGGTGTGGTGCAGCACGGGACGGCGCGCGCGCTGGCGCAGGATGGACGGGTCGGCACGATTGCCGGCAAGACCGGGACGTCGAGCGACTGGCGCGATGCGTGGTTCGTTGCCTACTCGCCGTCGCTCGTGGTCGGCGTCTGGGTGGGGTTCGACGACGGCGAATCGCTCGGGCAGACCGGAGCCGCCGCAGCGCTGCCAGTGGCGGCGAGCTTCCTCGATCAGGTCGCGCCCGACGGCGGCTGGGGCCCATTCGACGTTCCTCCGGGGATCACCGAGGCGTACGCCGGCAGCGGCGACGATTCATCCGACAGCTGCGGTGCGCGGGAAGTCTTCCTCGCCGGCACCGAGCCGCCGCAGGTCGACTGCAGACCGGACGACTTTCCGATCTGGCACGACCTCCGCGATTGGGGTGCGACGGTCGGCAAGCAGGCGAGTCGCTCGCTCGAGCGATTGATCGCCGGGCTTCTCGGACACGGCGCGGTGCTGCGCTGATCCGAGTTGCAGGGGGCGTCACGCGCACCGGGCAGCCCCGGGAGATCATGGTATCTTTTGCGCTCCCGCAACCGTGACTCGCACATGCCCCAGCAGGACATCGATATCCAGCGCGACAGCGCCACGCTTCGCCACATGCTCGCCAGCGGCGTTGTCGCCGTGGTCCGGATGGATCAGGCCGTTTCGCTCCGCCGCGCGGCCGAAGCGGTAGTAGCTGGTGGCGTCGGTTCGTTCGAAGTGACACTCACCACCCCGGGCGCGATCGACGCCGTGCGCGAACTGGCGGAAGCCGCGATCCCCGGCTGCATGATCGGCGCCGGCACGGTGCTCGACGAGCGCACCGCCAACGAGGTGATCGACGCCGGCGCACAGTTCGTCGTCAGTCCGACGCTCGAGGAAGATGTCATCGCGTGTTGCGTCGATCGCGGCATCGTCTGCGTTCCCGGTGCGATGACTCCCACCGAGATCCTGCGTGCCTGGCGCCTCGGCGCGCCACTGATCAAGGTGTATCCCTCACCGTCAGTCGGCACCGACTTCTTCAAGAACATCCTGGCGCCCCTGCCATTCCTCAAGATGATTCCGTCGGGCGGTATGACGCTGCAGAACGCGCCGGAGTGGATCAAGGCCGGTGCCGCGGCCGTGAGCATCAGCAACGCGCTGATGGATCCGGCGTTGATCGCCAAGGGCGCGTGGGGCGAGCTCACCGCGCGGGCGCGCGCCTTCAGCGGAGCGGTCGAGACCGCGCGGGCCGAACTGGCCGGGCGATGAACCGGAGGGCAATCGCCGCCCTGCTGCTCGTGACTGCGGCGTGTGGTGGTCGGAAAGACGCAGGTTCGACAGCGACACCTCCATCTGCGGCGACGCCGGGTGCTGCAGCTGCCGCGCCGGCCGCCGCTGATACGGCGCCGATTGCTCCCCGCGCGGCGCAGATGCTCGCCGGCGAATCCCGCCTCGCAGTCGACGGGGGCTCGATCTGGTACAAGGTCTCGGGTCCCGCGACCGGAACGCCGGTCGTGCTGCTGCACGGTGGCCCGGGGTTCTCCTCCTTCTATCTCAAGCCGCTGGAAGTGATCAGGGACGAATGGCCGGTCGTCCGATACGACCAGCTTGGCGCGGGGAAGTCCGATCGGATCGGCGACACGTCGATGATGACGATCGCCCACTTCGTTCGCGAACTCGATTCGCTCCGTTCGCATCTTGGTTTTGCGAAGATGCACCTGGTCGGGCATTCGTGGGGGACGATTCTCGCGCTCGAGTACTATCGCGCCCACCCTGATCACGTGGCGTCGCTGACGCTCAGTTCGCCCGCACTCGACCTGCCGCAATGGGCACGCAACACGGCGAAGCTGGTGACGACGCTGTCACTCGGGGCGCAGCATGCGATTGCCGTCGCCGATTCGACGCACGACTACAAGGCGCCGGAATACCTGGCGGCGGCAGATGAATTCTACGGGAAGTATGTCTGGCGCCATCCTATCCGGGTCGATCTCGATTCGCTGATGCGCACGGCGAACGATTCGATCTACGATTACATGGAGGGGCCGAGCGAGTTCACGATCACCGGAACACTGAAGAACTACAACGCGACGGGGTTCCTTCCCAGGGTCCGGGTTCCGGTGCTCTACACCGTCGGAGAATTCGACGAAGCCGACACCGCCACCGTGCGGCACTTCGCCAAGCTCACTCCCGGGGCGCAATTCGTCATCATTCCCGGTGCGGCACATGTCACGACCTGGGACGGAGCGTACGCGCACGTCACGGCCCTCCGCGCCTTCCTGCGCCACGTCGATTCGCTCGACGCCAAGACAGGTAAGCGATGAATGGCGCCCAAGACCCGGGCATTCCTTGCAGCATCGCTGCCGCTCCTCCTCGCCGACCGCTTCACCAAGATTCTCGCCTACGCGCAACTCGAGCCGCCAGGGATTCCTCATCGATTCATCGGTGAGGTCGCGCGGTTGACGCTGGTATTCAATCGCGAAGCGGCGATGAACATTCCCCTGGGCCCGTGGTCGCGATGGGGTCTTGCCGCGATCGCCGCGATCGGGATCATCGTGATGGTGCAATTGCTCCGCCAGGCGCCATCGGCGGCGCGGCTGATCGGTCTCGCGCTCGGATTGATTGCCGCCGGTGCTGCGGGAAACCTGATCGACCGGATTCGGTGGGATCGTGGCGTGATCGACTTCATCGATCTCGGCGTGGGTACGCACCGCTTCTGGACGTTCAACGTTGCCGACATCGGCGTGACGGCCGGCGCGATCCTTCTCGCGCTGATCTATTCGCGTGAACGACCGCACCAGGTCGCCCCGGTTGAACAGGCCGAGCTCTGACTACGCCGCACGCCGCTTGCGGACCCGGCGAGCCGCGGTCACGAGTCGCGCGCCGTAGAACACCGCCACGGCAACCAGCACGCTGATCGTCACGCGGAGCGCCCTGGGCGCGCCGTCGTTCAATGCGAAGCGCCACCAGAGATCGCGGTTGTACTCACCGCGCACTCGCAGTGACGTCCCCAGCCACCCGAGCCCCGCGATCGCGGCGGCGACAGCCACGAGCCATCCGGCGTTGAGCGGTTCCTCGCTGAAGGGAATCAGCCGGTCGAATTCGCGCCGGCCGACGAGGAGCAGCAGGAAGAGGATCGCCAGGACGACCGCCGTGGTGATATCGAGCCCCTCCATGAGTGCCGCGAGCATCCCGAGGAGCAGCAACGCCACGGTGAGGCGATAGGCGCTTCGCAGTCGCCGTTCGAGGCCAAAGGCGAGGAGCAGGAGCCCCATCCCCACGAGCGATGCGATGAAATGCGATCCCTCGATCACCGCCAGTCGCAGCACGTCGCCCAGCCACGTGAAGCCTTGGGACTTATTGGGGACGGTGTTCAGGACGAGCAGGAAGAAGCCGGTGATGAACGTCAGGATGGCGAAGAGATGCGGCGTGATCTCGCGTGCGACGCGGATCGGCGATGACACCTTCGATTTCGGCGTTCGCGACGCCTCGTGCGCCAGGACCGCTGTCGCGATGAAGAGCGGAATCAGGTAGTAGATCACCCGATACGCGAGGAGCGCCGCCGTGGCAACCGGTGTCGGGACACTGTGCGGCTTGAGGAGCAGCATCGCCGCCTCGAAGACACCGATCCCGCCCGGGAGCGGCACCACCTGCGTCACGATCTGGGTGAGCAGGAAGCCACTCATGAATCGCGGAAACGACACCGGACCGGCGGCGATCATCAGCACGTAGAGCGCGCTGGCACTGAGCAGCCAGTCCGCGATCGAGACGAGCAGCTCCTCGCGAACCGTCTTCGCCGACGGGAGATGCAGCTCGACCGGGCCGATCCGCACCGTGCCAACCTTGCGATGTGCCAGCACCAGCGCGGTGATCGTGAGCAGGAGAAAGACCACGCCGATCGGCCGGAGCGACTTCGCCGGGAGGTGGAACGAGTGCGGAATCGAGACCGGCGCGATGACGAAGGCGACGCCTGCGACCGCGAAGAGACCGAGGATGAACGTGAGGACATTTCCCGCGACGACCGCGGCGGTCTCGGCACCGGTCACGCCGAGCCGGTTGTACAGCCGGTAGCGCACGCCGCCGCCGGTGACGATCGAGACCGGCGCACTGTTCTGGACCGCCTGACTCACGAACGAGGCAGTGAGCATGTTGTGCAGTGCGATCGGATGGCCCGCCATCCGGAGCGAGAGGTAGTCGTATCCGACCAGCGCGCCGTACCCCACTGCGGTGAGGACGAGCGACGCCGCGATGTGGATCCAGCCGATTCTGTGAATGGCGCCGACGATATCGGCGAAGTGGTACGCTGTCAGGATGTGCCGGAGAACTGCCAGCGCGATCCCGAAGAGGACGACGTTGATCCCGAGCGAGATCCAACGCCGAAGAGCGGAGGGCTGCTTGTCAGCTGGCAAGACAGCCCTCCATCCCCGGTCAGTTCACTTCAGGCGCGGCTTGGTTGTCCGCGGTGCCTTCTCGCACGTCGGCCAGGCGCCGCCGCCACGACCACCACGTCCTGCTGCTGCACCCTGCGAAAGATCAGCCTTTTCGTGCGGAATCATCGTGGGATCTTCCGACGCCTCGTACGCCAGCATCGCGGTGAGGGTGGCGTTGTACATCAGGTCGGGGAAGACCACCTTGTCGTACGTGTCGCGCTCGGTGTGCCAGGTCAGCGTGCCGTAATCCCAGCTAGCCGCGCCGAGGTCGCCGGTCGGCACGCCGTAGCAGGTGAACGAGTACCCATCGCTGCCGCTCCCTGACGGGCCGCCGACGCCGACCGGTCCGAGGGGGCCACCCCACTCGGTGGGGACCTTGCTCAGCCACATGTTCACGTGCTCCGGACCGTGCGCCATCCCGCCGGCGCCAACGCGCTGGATCCGGCCGGTGCCGTTGTCCTGATTGAAGACATCCTGCAGCCCCTTGATCACTTCGGGATGATCCTCGGTGAACGCCTTTGAACCGACTTCACCTTCCTCTTCGCCGCTCCAGTGGCCGGCGATGATGGTGCGCTTGGGATGCGGGTACGCCTTGCGGAGAATCCGCATTGCTTCGAGCATCGTCAGCGTGCCGGTACCGTTGTCGGTGGCGCCCGACGACCCATCCCACGAATCGAAATGTGAAGAGAGGACGACGTACTCGTCCGGCTTTTCACTTCCCTTGACCATCGCAACGACGTTGAAGACCGGCTGCTCGCCGAGCAGCTTGCCGTCGAGGTCGAGCCGGATCTTCGGCTGGTCGCCGGCATCGGTGAGGCGGTAGACGAGGCCGTAATCTTCGCAATTGAGCGCGACGGCAGGGGTCCTGGTGTTGTACGTCTCGAAGACTTCCATCGCGCCGACGCCGCCCTCGCTGCCGCGGTTGCGGTCCTGCGCCGCGATCGCTGCCCGGAGTGCCACGCTGTCGATCGTCGCGGTGCCGGTGGCGAGATCGAGCGTCATCGGGACGGTGGCGTTGGCGCCCCGACCACCGGCGCCGCCGCGCCCGCCGGCTGCACCACCGCGGCCACCGGCGCCCCCACGTCCCGCCGCGTTGGGATCGGTGTAGGCCAGCTTCGGCCGCGAGGTGATGATCCCGGCGGCACCGCCCTGTTC
This window encodes:
- a CDS encoding transglycosylase domain-containing protein → MDWQRIRERLGEGWPRVRSAITLRRTAIVVGVLSIIGFGVITSEAVMRARLESPMSRVPSTIYTRPVAWTEGSDGSDGGVSDTGNAAVAIGTLDGAPMEERIPVTLRNVPRSLIQAILAVEDQRFYQHHGLDLKRIAGAMVADIRTHSIAQGGSTLTQQLVKNLFLTANRTPLRKVREAAMAVVLEMRYSKAQILEAYLNEIYLGQDGPRAIHGFGAAARYYFAKDVRRLSLAESAQLAAMISAPNRNVAARHPEAALARRDMVLQLMADQHRISAAAAAQAERIRINPGEHPLPAVDGRYFRDYVVGQVPGRVAPRGMAVYTTLDVTLQRAAERSVARGVARLSHHGAEAALVAIDPRTGEVLAMVGGDDYGQSQFNRATDAHRQPGSAFKPIVALAALAPHDGQSPQFTLASSVQDAPLRVSTPSGPWEPVDYDHSFRGNVTVRQAMEQSLNVPFARIGLAVGPDRIVDAAKRVGITSPLHAVPSIALGSSEVTLLELTRAYGVLATEGKLVPTRSVIGAARLGSIVSDDSLPTGTQVVDSAVAYLVTSALEGVVQHGTARALAQDGRVGTIAGKTGTSSDWRDAWFVAYSPSLVVGVWVGFDDGESLGQTGAAAALPVAASFLDQVAPDGGWGPFDVPPGITEAYAGSGDDSSDSCGAREVFLAGTEPPQVDCRPDDFPIWHDLRDWGATVGKQASRSLERLIAGLLGHGAVLR
- a CDS encoding bifunctional 4-hydroxy-2-oxoglutarate aldolase/2-dehydro-3-deoxy-phosphogluconate aldolase, which translates into the protein MPQQDIDIQRDSATLRHMLASGVVAVVRMDQAVSLRRAAEAVVAGGVGSFEVTLTTPGAIDAVRELAEAAIPGCMIGAGTVLDERTANEVIDAGAQFVVSPTLEEDVIACCVDRGIVCVPGAMTPTEILRAWRLGAPLIKVYPSPSVGTDFFKNILAPLPFLKMIPSGGMTLQNAPEWIKAGAAAVSISNALMDPALIAKGAWGELTARARAFSGAVETARAELAGR
- a CDS encoding proline iminopeptidase-family hydrolase; translated protein: MNRRAIAALLLVTAACGGRKDAGSTATPPSAATPGAAAAAPAAADTAPIAPRAAQMLAGESRLAVDGGSIWYKVSGPATGTPVVLLHGGPGFSSFYLKPLEVIRDEWPVVRYDQLGAGKSDRIGDTSMMTIAHFVRELDSLRSHLGFAKMHLVGHSWGTILALEYYRAHPDHVASLTLSSPALDLPQWARNTAKLVTTLSLGAQHAIAVADSTHDYKAPEYLAAADEFYGKYVWRHPIRVDLDSLMRTANDSIYDYMEGPSEFTITGTLKNYNATGFLPRVRVPVLYTVGEFDEADTATVRHFAKLTPGAQFVIIPGAAHVTTWDGAYAHVTALRAFLRHVDSLDAKTGKR
- a CDS encoding lysylphosphatidylglycerol synthase domain-containing protein, with the translated sequence MPADKQPSALRRWISLGINVVLFGIALAVLRHILTAYHFADIVGAIHRIGWIHIAASLVLTAVGYGALVGYDYLSLRMAGHPIALHNMLTASFVSQAVQNSAPVSIVTGGGVRYRLYNRLGVTGAETAAVVAGNVLTFILGLFAVAGVAFVIAPVSIPHSFHLPAKSLRPIGVVFLLLTITALVLAHRKVGTVRIGPVELHLPSAKTVREELLVSIADWLLSASALYVLMIAAGPVSFPRFMSGFLLTQIVTQVVPLPGGIGVFEAAMLLLKPHSVPTPVATAALLAYRVIYYLIPLFIATAVLAHEASRTPKSKVSSPIRVAREITPHLFAILTFITGFFLLVLNTVPNKSQGFTWLGDVLRLAVIEGSHFIASLVGMGLLLLAFGLERRLRSAYRLTVALLLLGMLAALMEGLDITTAVVLAILFLLLLVGRREFDRLIPFSEEPLNAGWLVAVAAAIAGLGWLGTSLRVRGEYNRDLWWRFALNDGAPRALRVTISVLVAVAVFYGARLVTAARRVRKRRAA
- a CDS encoding glycosyl hydrolase encodes the protein MSSSFHRWSLALAALSLGVSPAVAQRATRPARVPPATQRVAPAAYAPADTSLWKGLEWRMLGPAHTGRMTSVVGSSQRPNEYYVATTGGGVWKTTDGGHTWNPMTDNYFGGTVGSVDVFKGNPDIVWAGGGETPIRGNVSHGDGVWKSTDAGKTWQYMGLKETQYISRVVIHPTNPDIVYVGALGHVFGPNSERGVYRTKDGGKTWEKVLFRNDSTGVADLVMDPSNPNVLYAGFWQAGRKPWLLVSGGEGSGLWKTTDGGDHWTEITRRPGLPPGIWGDIGIAISPAKPSRVWALIEADSGGVYRSDDGGETWKFLNGDRNLRQRAWYFSKIFADPKDTNVIYGANVGGYVSRDGGKTFQSGLGNGDTHHFWIAPDDPKRIAVAGDPGVVITTDGGTTRVSANIPTGQYYHVHLTNASPYDVCGAEQDGGVDCFPIRAAGGGRGGRGGGGGAGGGRGAAGGAPAGPYDFTPRYGGAGGESGYVASDPLDPDVTFGGNYSGVLEMQNRRTGQSMRLDPWPLNPMGHDAKDSKYRFQWTYPIMNSPNDPKVLYVGSNVLFKSNDLGRDWKIVSPDLTRNDPATLGASGGPLTKDQTSVEYYGTIFAVQESPIAPGLVWSGSDDGLIYVTRNVNTPKPVWTNVTPKDLPKWTRISIVEPSPHAPGTMYFAANRYEMDDFAPYLYKTTDYGRTWTKIVNGIPAGEFTRAIREDLVRPGLLYAATERSMYISYDAGEHWESLMRNLPPVAVHDIALRDDDIVIATMGRGFYAMEGIAPLRQADQVTKTAAFLYQPGTTYRSAGAVKAEYWLPRSGENVTLQLVDPHGKVLVTSSNTDTATPAAGGGRGGRGGFGGGAPARVTTAAGLNSYNLSLRYPDGVNFRGAVYWSGNGLNGPVGAPGEYTVRMIAGGDTASRTLQVRKDPRTTASDADVAEQVNFLLRIRDTVSAANNAVRTIRNVRYQLDSLRPRVTGAEGATFGTLATALNDSLTVIEETLYQTRNRASEDPLNFPIRLNNQIGALSGFVASGERRPPQQAYDVWNDLVPQLDAQLVHLKRVLATQLPRLNATLKRAGQSELVPSTTELGVPAGRDGRGSSGVDPE
- a CDS encoding M20/M25/M40 family metallo-hydrolase codes for the protein MTRIRFAPVAAALATALTLHTAAAQTFPTGDPVIKNIYAIGMDSTHLPAEAHSLFDSLGPRLMGTPNLKRAQDWLVAMYKSFGIDAKEEKYGTWRGWIRGPSHIDLVYPRVRSLEGQMVGYSPGTNGKPVVDGIVILPRFKDSTEFVKWLPQAKGKLVMISAPMPTCRSQEQYNALGTPAEAAAMAKAVVEAKTEWGGRNVRGTGYSAALGGGELGVRLEQGGAAGIITSRPKLAYTDPNAAGRGGAGGRGGAAGGRGGAGGRGANATVPMTLDLATGTATIDSVALRAAIAAQDRNRGSEGGVGAMEVFETYNTRTPAVALNCEDYGLVYRLTDAGDQPKIRLDLDGKLLGEQPVFNVVAMVKGSEKPDEYVVLSSHFDSWDGSSGATDNGTGTLTMLEAMRILRKAYPHPKRTIIAGHWSGEEEGEVGSKAFTEDHPEVIKGLQDVFNQDNGTGRIQRVGAGGMAHGPEHVNMWLSKVPTEWGGPLGPVGVGGPSGSGSDGYSFTCYGVPTGDLGAASWDYGTLTWHTERDTYDKVVFPDLMYNATLTAMLAYEASEDPTMIPHEKADLSQGAAAGRGGRGGGAWPTCEKAPRTTKPRLK
- a CDS encoding signal peptidase II — its product is MAPKTRAFLAASLPLLLADRFTKILAYAQLEPPGIPHRFIGEVARLTLVFNREAAMNIPLGPWSRWGLAAIAAIGIIVMVQLLRQAPSAARLIGLALGLIAAGAAGNLIDRIRWDRGVIDFIDLGVGTHRFWTFNVADIGVTAGAILLALIYSRERPHQVAPVEQAEL